The genomic DNA TCCCTCGGCCCGTTCAGGAGGACAAGGGCAAGAAGGGCGGGGGTCAGGGAAAGAAGCTTCGCAAGTGTGAGCCCTCCCCGGGAATTGCCAAAAATCAGCTGGAACCCGCCCAGAGTAGCGAGGTAGAAAGCAAAGAAAATGGCAAGACCTAAGGTGATACCGAGCTTCAGATTCCCTCTCTTCAGGTAAATCGACGACAGGCTCTGTCCTGATAACTTGGTCAGTGCTATGATGGGAGCGATTACAGAGAGTGTATCGACCAGCTGAATCAGGATTTGGCCACTAACCGAAGAGCCATACTGGCTGTCAAAGCTTGGACTTATCGCAAAGTTTCTGACGACGATGACGCTTGTGAACACGAAGAAGGCGAAGAACACCTCCCAATATCCCTCGAGCCTTTGGCTTCTTTTGATGAGCACAGAAGTTAGGAGAAAGAGCGCTGCAAGAATGACTTGGCCTCCTGCTGAGATGAGGGGATCTTTGATGAACAGCACAGTTGCCATAATAGAGAGACCGCAAAGCAAGAAGAGGAGGAATGATTCGGAACGGGATTTCAGGCTCAGTATTGCTGCTGTCGGATGACGATCTAATGGTCTTCCAGAATTGGGGATTGTTTCATCCAAGTGTGATTCTCTTCCTCCGGGTCGTTATCCATGCACGTCTTCCTTCAAGCCAACAATGAAAAAATCAGGTGGTTATATTCAGATTGCTGATGACACGCCTGTCTATCGC from Candidatus Bathyarchaeia archaeon includes the following:
- a CDS encoding type II CAAX endopeptidase family protein gives rise to the protein MDETIPNSGRPLDRHPTAAILSLKSRSESFLLFLLCGLSIMATVLFIKDPLISAGGQVILAALFLLTSVLIKRSQRLEGYWEVFFAFFVFTSVIVVRNFAISPSFDSQYGSSVSGQILIQLVDTLSVIAPIIALTKLSGQSLSSIYLKRGNLKLGITLGLAIFFAFYLATLGGFQLIFGNSRGGLTLAKLLSLTPALLALVLLNGPREELWFRGLFLKKYEPLLGRRVSNLLQAPIFALAHYNHEYAQFGFVFLVSFVTATFLLGFGLGYLMQKTDGLLGPALAHAGADVGVYLAIILPLSSS